A portion of the Salminus brasiliensis chromosome 11, fSalBra1.hap2, whole genome shotgun sequence genome contains these proteins:
- the LOC140565112 gene encoding odorant receptor 131-2-like, translated as MCTADCNSSWNDGSIDLLQLDSSASLKRNIKLALTQMFMWPLILINILMIFTFYRKQAFRNETRYILFAHTLMTDVLFLLMTNLVTLFTYSFVLMPVALCIPFCMFMETVNSCTPLTITAMCVERYVAICMPLRHSAISTPSRTLAVIALIWIACNINPFVDVFILVSTVPQEYFLEPEICQYDIMTPEHWHRTMRGILYICDFVIILLIDFFCYLMIVRAARTASVDKKSARKGLRTISLHMLQLILCTSEIVCPYIEAEIIEIDIELYLAVRIFNFITFNVIARAISTLVYGLRDERFSAALFNYIKCKQNYISSEKKKNVLV; from the coding sequence ATGTGCACGGCAGACTGCAACAGCAGTTGGAATGACGGCAGCATTGATCTGCTGCAACTGGACAGTTCTGCCTCATTGAAGAGGAATATAAAATTGGCCTTAACTCAGATGTTTATGTGGCCTCTTATCCTCATCAACATCCTCATGATTTTCACTTTCTACAGAAAACAGGCTTTCAGAAACGAGACCCGTTACATTTTGTTCGCTCACACCTTAATGACTGACGTACTTTTTCTTTTAATGACAAATCTTGTGACACTTTTCACATACAGCTTTGTATTGATGCCTGTGGCACTCTGTATTCCATTTTGCATGTTCATGGAGACTGTTAACTCATGCACACCGCTAACGATCACTGCAATGTGTGTGGAGCGCTATGTGGCCATCTGCATGCCACTGAGACATAGTGCCATCTCTACCCCCAGCAGAACTCTTGCTGTTATTGCTCTAATTTGGATTGCATGCAACATAAATCCATTTGTGGATGTGTTTATTCTTGTTTCAACTGTTCCACAGGAGTATTTTTTAGAGCCTGAAATTTGCCAGTATGATATTATGACTCCAGAGCACTGGCACCGCACAATGAGGGGTATTCTAtatatttgtgattttgtaatcaTTTTacttattgattttttttgctaTCTGATGATTGTGCGTGCTGCCCGGACAGCCTCTGTTGACAAGAAGTCAGCAAGAAAAGGTCTGCGCACCATCTCATTGCATATGCTTCAGCTTATCCTGTGTACTTCTGAGATAGTTTGTCCTTATATTGAGGCAGAAATCATAGAGATAGACATTGAGTTATATTTGGCAGTCCGCATTTTCAACTTTATTACATTCAATGTCATCGCCAGGGCAATTAGTACACTTGTCTATGGCCTAAGAGATGAAAGGTTTTCTGCTGCCCTGTTTAACTACATCAAATGTAAACAGAATTACATCtcatcagaaaagaaaaaaaacgttTTAGTGTAA